From Penaeus monodon isolate SGIC_2016 chromosome 42, NSTDA_Pmon_1, whole genome shotgun sequence, one genomic window encodes:
- the LOC119599330 gene encoding upstream activation factor subunit spp27-like isoform X1 has protein sequence MAQISRETLKAKISAILKGADLETLSAKKVRQQLEQELGVDLSDRKKEIDAIIMADVEDQVNSHSEEEEVSEEETNKGKDESESEPEPDDKAGDDDDYEPGAKKPRKPKASPKKRRASDDDDSDEEWGKRKRQSPAKKGGGGGGRGKKSAFTKSFKLSPELADVVGADVMPRHEVVKKLWAVIKERELQDPKNKQYAICDDQLLKVFGVKRFRTFGMMKHLKEHFLEAA, from the exons ATGGCACAGATCAGCCGGGAAACTCTGAAGGCGAAAATATCTG CCATCCTCAAAGGAGCAGACCTCGAAACTCTCTCAGCCAAGAAAGTGCGGCAGCAGCTCGAACAAGAGCTCGGGGTTGACCTCTCTGACCGGAAGAAGGAAATAGACGCAATTATCATGGCTGATGTTGAGGACCAGGTTAACTCCCactctgaggaggaggaggtgtccGAGGAGGAGACCAACAAGGGCAAGGACGAGTCGGAGTCAGAGCCGGAGCCTGAT GACAAagcaggtgatgatgatgactatgagcCTGGTGCGAAGAAGCCCAGGAAGCCCAAGGCCAGCCCCAAAAAGAGGAGGGCTTCTGATGATGACGACTCCGACGAAGAGTGGGGCAAGAGGAAGAGG CAGAGTCCAGcaaagaagggaggtggaggtggtgggcgTGGCAAGAAGTCTGCCTTCACAAAGTCTTTCAAATTGTCTCCCGAACTCGCCGATGTTGTTGGAGCTGATGTAATGCCCCGTCATGAAGTAGTCAAGAAATTGTGGGCTGTTATCAAGGAGAGGGAACTGCAGGACCCTAAAAATAAGCAATATGCTATCTGTGATGATCAGCTCTTGAAAGTGTTCG GTGTAAAGCGCTTCCGTACATTTGGCATGATGAAACACCTGAAGGAGCATTTCCTCGAGGCAGCTTAA
- the LOC119599330 gene encoding upstream activation factor subunit spp27-like isoform X3, which yields MAAILKGADLETLSAKKVRQQLEQELGVDLSDRKKEIDAIIMADVEDQVNSHSEEEEVSEEETNKGKDESESEPEPDDKAGDDDDYEPGAKKPRKPKASPKKRRASDDDDSDEEWGKRKRQSPAKKGGGGGGRGKKSAFTKSFKLSPELADVVGADVMPRHEVVKKLWAVIKERELQDPKNKQYAICDDQLLKVFGVKRFRTFGMMKHLKEHFLEAA from the exons ATGGCGG CCATCCTCAAAGGAGCAGACCTCGAAACTCTCTCAGCCAAGAAAGTGCGGCAGCAGCTCGAACAAGAGCTCGGGGTTGACCTCTCTGACCGGAAGAAGGAAATAGACGCAATTATCATGGCTGATGTTGAGGACCAGGTTAACTCCCactctgaggaggaggaggtgtccGAGGAGGAGACCAACAAGGGCAAGGACGAGTCGGAGTCAGAGCCGGAGCCTGAT GACAAagcaggtgatgatgatgactatgagcCTGGTGCGAAGAAGCCCAGGAAGCCCAAGGCCAGCCCCAAAAAGAGGAGGGCTTCTGATGATGACGACTCCGACGAAGAGTGGGGCAAGAGGAAGAGG CAGAGTCCAGcaaagaagggaggtggaggtggtgggcgTGGCAAGAAGTCTGCCTTCACAAAGTCTTTCAAATTGTCTCCCGAACTCGCCGATGTTGTTGGAGCTGATGTAATGCCCCGTCATGAAGTAGTCAAGAAATTGTGGGCTGTTATCAAGGAGAGGGAACTGCAGGACCCTAAAAATAAGCAATATGCTATCTGTGATGATCAGCTCTTGAAAGTGTTCG GTGTAAAGCGCTTCCGTACATTTGGCATGATGAAACACCTGAAGGAGCATTTCCTCGAGGCAGCTTAA
- the LOC119599330 gene encoding upstream activation factor subunit spp27-like isoform X2, producing the protein MAQISRETLKAKISAILKGADLETLSAKKVRQQLEQELGVDLSDRKKEIDAIIMADVEDQVNSHSEEEEVSEEETNKGKDESESEPEPDDKAGDDDDYEPGAKKPRKPKASPKKRRASDDDDSDEEWGKRKRSPAKKGGGGGGRGKKSAFTKSFKLSPELADVVGADVMPRHEVVKKLWAVIKERELQDPKNKQYAICDDQLLKVFGVKRFRTFGMMKHLKEHFLEAA; encoded by the exons ATGGCACAGATCAGCCGGGAAACTCTGAAGGCGAAAATATCTG CCATCCTCAAAGGAGCAGACCTCGAAACTCTCTCAGCCAAGAAAGTGCGGCAGCAGCTCGAACAAGAGCTCGGGGTTGACCTCTCTGACCGGAAGAAGGAAATAGACGCAATTATCATGGCTGATGTTGAGGACCAGGTTAACTCCCactctgaggaggaggaggtgtccGAGGAGGAGACCAACAAGGGCAAGGACGAGTCGGAGTCAGAGCCGGAGCCTGAT GACAAagcaggtgatgatgatgactatgagcCTGGTGCGAAGAAGCCCAGGAAGCCCAAGGCCAGCCCCAAAAAGAGGAGGGCTTCTGATGATGACGACTCCGACGAAGAGTGGGGCAAGAGGAAGAGG AGTCCAGcaaagaagggaggtggaggtggtgggcgTGGCAAGAAGTCTGCCTTCACAAAGTCTTTCAAATTGTCTCCCGAACTCGCCGATGTTGTTGGAGCTGATGTAATGCCCCGTCATGAAGTAGTCAAGAAATTGTGGGCTGTTATCAAGGAGAGGGAACTGCAGGACCCTAAAAATAAGCAATATGCTATCTGTGATGATCAGCTCTTGAAAGTGTTCG GTGTAAAGCGCTTCCGTACATTTGGCATGATGAAACACCTGAAGGAGCATTTCCTCGAGGCAGCTTAA